A part of Olleya sp. Bg11-27 genomic DNA contains:
- a CDS encoding DUF4136 domain-containing protein, with product MKKIIKFLPIVLVALALTSCSSVKVAADYDKAVNFDNYKTFAFFKSGIDKAEISDLDKRRILRAIESELLAKGFTKSENPDVLVSIFTKSNQRVDVYNNSWGAGAWGWGGPRWGWGWNSQPNISTSTQGVLFVDLIDANKKELVWQGQGTGYLSKNVEKKEERIVEFVSKIMEKYPPGITK from the coding sequence ATGAAAAAAATTATTAAATTTTTACCGATTGTGTTAGTGGCACTTGCACTAACATCATGCAGCTCTGTTAAAGTAGCTGCAGATTATGACAAAGCTGTAAACTTTGACAATTACAAAACTTTTGCTTTTTTTAAATCAGGAATTGACAAAGCTGAGATTAGTGATTTGGATAAACGCAGAATCTTACGCGCTATCGAATCGGAATTATTAGCTAAAGGCTTTACTAAATCTGAAAATCCCGATGTACTGGTTAGTATTTTTACAAAATCTAATCAACGTGTAGATGTGTACAACAACTCTTGGGGCGCAGGAGCTTGGGGTTGGGGAGGACCACGCTGGGGATGGGGTTGGAATTCGCAACCAAATATATCAACATCGACTCAAGGTGTCTTATTTGTTGATTTAATTGATGCCAATAAAAAAGAATTAGTTTGGCAAGGCCAAGGTACTGGCTACCTCTCTAAAAACGTCGAGAAAAAAGAAGAGCGCATTGTAGAATTCGTATCTAAGATTATGGAGAAATATCCTCCAGGAATAACCAAATAA
- a CDS encoding urocanate hydratase: MTFKDQILEGIPNQLPEPKPFDASINHAPKRKAILSDTETKLALKNALRYFDKKHHSTLLPEFKTELEAYGRIYMYRFRPDYKIYARPISEYPAQSKQAAAIMLMIQNNLDYAVAQHPHELITYGGNGGVFSNWAQYLLTMKYLAEMNDQQTLTMYSGHPMGVFPSHKDAPRVVVTNGMMIPNYSKPDDWEKFNALGVTQYGQMTAGSYMYIGPQGIVHGTTITALNAFRKIKKDPKGHLFVTSGLGGMSGAQPKAGNIAGCITVCAEVNPKITQVRLDQGWIDEKITDLEQLVLRVTKAKAKKETVSIAYLGNIVDVWEAFDQANIHIDIGSDQTSLHNPWAGGYYPVGITFDEANLMMANSPELFKEKVQLTLRRHATAINKHTAKGTYFFDYGNAFLLEASRAGADIMAENGIDFRYPSYVQDIMGPMCFDYGFGPFRWVCASGKPEDLAKTDQIACNVLEEIKKHSPEEIQQQMADNIQWIKGAQDNKLVVGSQARILYADAEGRMKIAEAFNQAIKNGEIDTIILGRDHHDVSGTDSPYRETSNIYDGSRFTADMAIQNVIGDSFRGATWVSIHNGGGVGWGEVINGGFGMVLDGSIEASKRLKQMLFWDVNNGISRRSWARNDEAIFAIKRAMDAEPNLKVTLPNLVDDDLLNSL; encoded by the coding sequence ATGACATTTAAAGATCAAATACTAGAAGGTATCCCAAACCAATTACCAGAACCAAAACCTTTTGACGCTTCCATTAACCATGCCCCAAAACGGAAAGCCATTTTAAGTGACACGGAAACAAAATTAGCTCTAAAAAATGCGCTGCGTTATTTTGACAAAAAACACCATAGTACATTATTACCTGAATTTAAAACAGAACTAGAAGCTTACGGACGTATTTACATGTACCGTTTTAGACCTGACTACAAGATTTATGCTAGACCAATTTCTGAATATCCTGCTCAATCAAAACAAGCTGCTGCTATCATGTTAATGATACAAAACAACTTAGATTATGCTGTTGCACAACACCCACACGAATTGATTACCTATGGTGGAAATGGTGGTGTGTTTTCTAATTGGGCACAATACTTATTAACTATGAAGTATTTGGCAGAGATGAATGACCAGCAAACATTAACCATGTATTCTGGACATCCAATGGGAGTATTCCCTTCCCATAAAGACGCACCAAGAGTTGTGGTTACAAACGGAATGATGATACCCAACTATTCCAAACCTGATGATTGGGAAAAATTTAATGCATTAGGAGTAACACAATATGGTCAAATGACAGCTGGTAGTTATATGTATATCGGCCCGCAAGGAATTGTGCATGGTACTACAATTACCGCTTTAAATGCTTTTAGAAAAATAAAAAAAGACCCTAAAGGACACCTTTTTGTAACCTCTGGTTTAGGAGGTATGTCTGGCGCACAACCTAAAGCTGGAAATATTGCTGGTTGTATTACAGTTTGCGCAGAAGTCAACCCAAAAATCACACAAGTCCGACTAGATCAAGGTTGGATTGATGAGAAGATTACAGACCTAGAACAATTAGTCCTGCGTGTTACTAAGGCTAAAGCCAAAAAAGAAACTGTTTCTATTGCTTACTTAGGAAACATAGTTGATGTATGGGAAGCTTTTGATCAGGCTAATATACATATAGACATAGGTAGTGATCAAACATCATTACATAATCCTTGGGCTGGAGGATATTATCCAGTCGGTATAACTTTTGATGAAGCCAATCTAATGATGGCTAATTCCCCTGAGTTATTTAAAGAAAAAGTTCAACTCACCTTACGCAGACATGCTACTGCAATAAATAAACATACGGCAAAAGGAACTTACTTCTTTGATTATGGTAATGCCTTTTTATTAGAAGCCTCTCGAGCAGGTGCCGATATAATGGCTGAAAATGGTATTGACTTTAGATACCCTAGCTATGTGCAAGATATTATGGGACCTATGTGTTTTGATTATGGTTTTGGGCCTTTTAGATGGGTTTGCGCCTCAGGAAAACCAGAGGATTTAGCAAAAACAGACCAAATCGCTTGTAATGTTTTAGAAGAAATAAAGAAACATTCGCCAGAAGAAATCCAACAGCAGATGGCTGATAATATCCAATGGATTAAAGGTGCACAAGATAACAAATTAGTTGTAGGCTCTCAAGCTAGAATATTATATGCAGATGCTGAAGGGCGCATGAAAATTGCAGAAGCATTTAACCAAGCTATTAAGAATGGTGAGATTGATACTATAATACTGGGTCGTGATCATCATGATGTATCTGGAACGGATAGTCCCTATCGTGAGACCTCTAATATTTATGATGGCTCAAGATTTACAGCAGATATGGCAATACAAAACGTTATTGGTGATAGTTTTAGAGGAGCGACTTGGGTAAGTATCCATAATGGTGGTGGCGTTGGTTGGGGAGAAGTTATTAATGGAGGGTTTGGTATGGTTCTTGATGGTAGTATAGAAGCATCAAAAAGATTAAAACAAATGCTATTTTGGGATGTTAATAATGGTATTTCTAGACGAAGCTGGGCTAGAAATGACGAGGCTATTTTTGCTATAAAACGCGCAATGGATGCTGAGCCTAATTTAAAAGTAACATTACCTAATCTAGTCGATGATGATTTATTGAATTCACTTTAA
- a CDS encoding DUF5522 domain-containing protein codes for MKKIIPIEDGDYYLTPEGYRCFTEQYHLKRGYCCESGCRHCPYGFNAKTNSIKKN; via the coding sequence ATGAAGAAGATAATTCCTATAGAAGACGGCGATTACTACTTAACACCTGAAGGTTATCGTTGTTTTACAGAGCAATACCATTTAAAAAGAGGCTATTGCTGCGAAAGTGGTTGCAGACATTGTCCTTATGGATTTAATGCCAAAACAAACTCAATTAAAAAAAATTAA